The following coding sequences lie in one Polynucleobacter necessarius genomic window:
- a CDS encoding helix-turn-helix domain-containing protein, with translation MNHGHLKNSPDKSLSLSERQQQILGLLAEGKSNKEIAADLAIEQGTVKQHFIV, from the coding sequence ATCAATCATGGCCACCTTAAAAATAGCCCTGATAAAAGCCTATCTTTATCTGAACGCCAACAGCAAATTCTTGGGCTGTTGGCCGAAGGTAAAAGTAATAAAGAAATTGCAGCAGACTTAGCGATTGAACAAGGAACGGTTAAGCAGCATTTTATTGTTTAA